A DNA window from Malus domestica chromosome 12, GDT2T_hap1 contains the following coding sequences:
- the LOC139190032 gene encoding GDSL esterase/lipase At5g45670-like, protein MHVEIMKPFLWVVPILLLVSILHYSCFVDGAPQVPCYFIFGDSLSDSGNNNGLLTLAKANYKPYGIDFPRGPTGRFSNGRNLVDVIAELLGFSHYIPPFAAAIGWKILHGVNYASGAAGIRDESGRNQGMRVTFNKQLVNHQNIVRQIVSLQGNNNSAAIQYLGKCIYTVTIGSNDYINNYFMPRLYSTSRQFTSEQYAGVLIQQYSGQIKTLYNSGARKIALFGLGTIGSIPFEVAMCNRSTNNVSLCSDNMNSAVQVFNARLQSLVDDLNSNLTDAKFTYIDFYGIGLSSAAASLGSVIFDAPCCEVVRETGLCVPFNTPCQNRTQYSFWDAIHPSESSNVVLGGRAYNATLPTDAVPFDINQLAQA, encoded by the exons ATGCACGTAGAAATTATGAAGCCATTTTTGTGGGTGGTCCCAATTTTGTTGTTGGTTTCAATCTTACATTATTCTTGTTTTGTTGATGGGGCACCACAAGTTCCATGTTACTTCATATTTGGAGACTCATTATCTGACAGTGGAAACAACAATGGCCTTTTAACGTTGGCTAAAGCAAATTATAAACCCTACGGCATTGATTTTCCAAGAGGTCCAACCGGAAGGTTTTCCAATGGACGTAATTTGGTTGATGTTATTG CTGAATTACTAGGCTTTAGTCATTACATTCCACCTTTTGCTGCTGCAATAGGATGGAAAATACTCCACGGTGTGAATTACGCATCCGGTGCAGCAGGTATTCGTGATGAATCGGGACGGAACCAG GGTATGAGAGTAACCTTTAATAAGCAGTTGGTGAATCACCAAAACATAGTAAGACAGATTGTTTCCCTTCAGGGAAATAATAATTCAGCAGCTATCCAGTACCTGGGAAAGTGCATATATACAGTTACAATTGGCAGTAATGACTACATTAACAACTACTTTATGCCAAGGTTATACTCAACTAGCCGCCAATTTACCTCTGAGCAATATGCAGGAGTTCTTATTCAACAGTATTCTGGGCAAATAAAA ACGTTGTACAATTCTGGGGCAAGAAAGATAGCCCTTTTCGGGCTCGGTACAATTGGTTCTATACCCTTTGAAGTGGCTATGTGCAATCGCAGCACAAACAACGTCTCTTTATGCTCAGATAACATGAACAGTGCAGTCCAAGTTTTCAACGCAAGGCTTCAATCACTTGTCGATGACCTTAACAGCAACCTAACCGACGCTAAGTTCACTTATATAGATTTCTACGGGATTGGATTATCCAGTGCCGCTGCATCTCTTG GTTCTGTGATTTTTGATGCACCATGCTGTGAGGTGGTACGTGAGACCGGGCTATGCGTCCCCTTCAATACCCCATGCCAAAACAGGACTCAGTATTCCTTTTGGGATGCAATCCATCCTAGTGAGAGTTCAAATGTTGTTCTAGGCGGAAGAGCATACAATGCCACGCTTCCTACTGATGCTGTTCCATTTGATATTAATCAGCTAGCTCAAGCGTAA
- the LOC103449650 gene encoding defensin-like protein 182 has protein sequence MATLSGAFSTVLVLLLIFAVGTLMPMVKGDVCTEDMGACDPDCSSRCTSAHPGAKAGCDLNNNNPVCRCFYDCGPPSPPPYSKKCKISLGIWGENCSESDCNSQCASKYPGPQEGSGYCYSVGAPFYTSCFCEYKC, from the exons ATGGCTACTCTATCTGGAGCTTTTTCCACCGTCCTTGTCTTGCTTCTTATATTCGCTGTAG GGACACTCATGCCCATGGTGAAAGGTGACGTTTGCACCGAAGATATGGGTGCATGCGATCCTGACTGCAGTTCAAGGTGCACATCTGCACATCCTGGGGCTAAGGCCGGTTGTGATTTGAACAACAACAACCCGGTTTGCAGATGCTTCTACGACTGTGGACCTCCATCGCCGCCGCCATACTCGAAAAAGTGCAAAATCAGCTTGGGAATATGGGGTGAGAACTGCTCAGAGAGTGATTGTAACTCACAGTGTGCTTCCAAATATCCTGGACCTCAAGAAGGAAGTGGATACTGTTATAGCGTTGGAGCTCCTTTCTATACTTCTTGTTTTTGTgagtacaagtgttga